A window from Setaria italica strain Yugu1 chromosome VIII, Setaria_italica_v2.0, whole genome shotgun sequence encodes these proteins:
- the LOC105914903 gene encoding L-type lectin-domain containing receptor kinase IX.2 encodes MSGLRVGLNTTTLPKGPGTAFFIGPFPSSLPPNSGGGLLGLFGDKSSFTPTVAVEFDTQWDEGWDPYDATGDHVGINVNSIHSDSYSRDLAKGDLAAGTVSANVTYDAGSNLLEVTVRLANGSTTSISALLNLKKQRLPQDAAIGFSTGKGEDTNFSPVLISWSFSSTDPRTPLWVIILSSVASALLAASVVAALIFFTMRKRWAAMMKIESPVAKEFSYNELSASTNNFSEDRKLGAGSFGKVYRGDLKDPRMPPVAVKVLTGHMDSQIRKDFVTEVTTLCQLSHRNLVKLVGWCSDGKPLMLVYELVTNRSLDEHLHGQGRLLTWTERYQVALDIGFAIEYLHNGCKEPILHRDIKPDNVMLDDAFHAKLGDFGLVRQVNPGQGSLRGTTMIGSYHYMDPQCTNGSASTASDMYSFGVLLLEVATGKRSQASLDPEKGFPNSLTSTVRESYHKGHVVEMADARLNGDFDKSQMARVLTVGLLCVQLDRALRPEIREAINMLSNPSHPVPQLGA; translated from the exons ATGAGTGGCCTCCGAGTGGGGTTGAATACCACCACCCTACCGAAAGGGCCTGGCACCGCGTTCTTCATCGGGCCGTTCCCCTCGAGCCTGCCGCCGAACTCAGGCGGCGGGCTCCTGGGCCTCTTCGGCGACAAATCATCTTTTACGCCCACCGTGGCTGTGGAGTTCGACACGCAGTGGGACGAAGGCTGGGACCCCTACGACGCGACCGGCGACCACGTCGGCATCAACGTGAACTCGATCCATTCCGACAGTTACTCCAGGGACTTGGCGAAAGGGGACCTCGCCGCCGGTACCGTTTCAGCAAACGTCACGTACGACGCAGGCTCCAATCTGCTGGAGGTTACCGTACGACTGGCCAACGGGAGTACTACGAGCATCAGCGCACTACTCAACTTGAAGAAGCAACGGTTGCCACAGGACGCGGCCATTGGGTTCTCGACCGGCAAAGGGGAGGACACCAATTTCAGTCCCGTCCTCATCTCGTGGTCATTCAGCTCAACAG ATCCAAGGACCCCGTTATGGGTGATAATACTGTCGTCTGTTGCAAGTGCATTATTGGCCGCTTCAGTAGTGGCCGCTCTGATTTTCTTTACCATGCGTAAGCGTTGGGCCGCGATGATGAAGATAGAGTCGCCAG TTGCGAAGGAGTTCTCGTACAACGAGCTGTCGGCGTCGACCAACAACTTCTCCGAGGACAGGAAGCTCGGCGCCGGCTCATTCGGGAAAGTGTACAGGGGAGACCTGAAGGATCCGCGCATGCCGCCGGTGGCAGTGAAAGTATTAACAGGGCACATGGATTCGCAGATCAGGAAGGACTTTGTCACCGAGGTCACGACCCTGTGCCAGCTGAGCCACCGGAACCTGGTGAAGCTCGTCGGCTGGTGCAGCGACGGCAAGCCGCTCATGCTCGTGTACGAGCTGGTAACCAACAGGAGCCTCGACGAGCACCTCCACGGCCAAGGGAGGCTGCTCACCTGGACTGAGAGGTACCAGGTCGCCCTTGACATCGGCTTCGCCATCGAGTACCTCCACAACGGCTGCAAGGAGCCCATCCTTCACCGGGACATCAAGCCCGACAACGTGATGCTGGACGACGCGTTCCACGCCAAGCTCGGCGACTTTGGGCTCGTGAGGCAGGTCAACCCCGGACAGGGCTCCCTCAGAGGCACGACAATGATCGGGAGCTACCACTACATGGACCCCCAGTGCACCAATGGCTCAGCGAGCACCGCGTCCGACATGTACAGCTTTggcgtgctgctgctggaggtcgCCACCGGCAAGAGGTCTCAAGCGTCTCTCGACCCAGAAAAGGGCTTCCCAAACAGCCTGACTAGCACTGTCCGGGAGTCGTACCATAAGGGCCACGTCGTCGAGATGGCTGACGCGCGGCTCAACGGCGATTTCGACAAGAGCCAGATGGCACGCGTGCTCACAGTCGGGCTCCTGTGTGTCCAACTCGATCGCGCGCTCCGGCCGGAAATCAGAGAGGCCATCAACATGCTGTCTAATCCAAGCCATCCGGTACCTCAACTTGGTGCCTGA